A region of Ferruginibacter albus DNA encodes the following proteins:
- a CDS encoding XRE family transcriptional regulator, translating into MSQAGQNLKYLRKLRGWTQEEFAIKLGIKRSLIGAYEEERADPRLEVLEIVSEIFKVSLDELLLKDLNNSSGSYLAKRRMQKMMTADRNIIHFVPVKAAAGYLAGYADTEFIDELNTFTLPMLAGGNYRAFEIIGDSMLPTPSGSIIVGEKIEDAENVKNSQAYIVVSRNEGIVYKRIEKNNRAKGKLTLISDNPQYQPYQVNTDDIVELWQAQMVISKVSQQQRWDMNSLASMVNNLQSQVSSLKKKMN; encoded by the coding sequence ATGTCTCAAGCCGGACAAAATCTTAAATACCTGCGTAAGCTACGCGGATGGACACAGGAAGAATTTGCAATTAAATTAGGAATCAAGCGCTCTTTGATCGGAGCTTATGAAGAAGAACGTGCCGATCCGCGTTTGGAAGTATTGGAAATCGTGTCTGAAATATTTAAAGTAAGTTTAGATGAATTGCTTTTAAAAGATCTAAATAACAGCAGCGGGAGTTACCTGGCAAAGCGACGCATGCAAAAAATGATGACAGCAGATCGGAACATTATTCATTTTGTGCCGGTAAAAGCGGCAGCGGGCTATTTGGCAGGTTATGCAGATACAGAATTTATTGATGAGCTAAATACGTTTACATTGCCGATGCTTGCCGGAGGCAATTATCGTGCATTTGAAATAATCGGAGATAGTATGTTGCCGACACCAAGCGGCAGCATTATAGTAGGTGAAAAAATAGAGGATGCAGAAAATGTAAAAAATAGCCAGGCATATATAGTGGTAAGTCGTAACGAGGGAATTGTTTACAAACGCATTGAAAAAAATAACAGGGCTAAAGGAAAGCTTACTTTAATAAGTGATAATCCCCAATACCAGCCATACCAGGTAAATACAGATGATATTGTAGAATTGTGGCAGGCACAAATGGTTATAAGTAAAGTAAGTCAGCAACAGCGTTGGGATATGAACTCGCTGGCAAGCATGGTGAATAATTTACAAAGCCAGGTAAGCTCTTTAAAGAAAAAGATGAACTAA
- a CDS encoding single-stranded DNA-binding protein has protein sequence MIKLQIVGNLGKDCIVKEVNGKNVINFSVAHTERFKDSTGNLKERTTWVECAYWTDRTAVAQYLKKGKTVYAEGAPEADAYMNKENQAAATLRMRVQNLQLLGGNDGTPVSNSPGITSASASSNTAISSSPANEVSVADDLPF, from the coding sequence ATGATTAAGTTACAAATTGTAGGCAACCTTGGTAAAGATTGCATAGTAAAGGAAGTAAACGGAAAGAATGTCATCAATTTCAGTGTGGCGCATACTGAACGATTTAAAGACAGTACAGGAAATCTAAAAGAAAGAACCACCTGGGTGGAGTGTGCTTATTGGACAGATAGAACTGCTGTAGCGCAATATTTAAAGAAAGGAAAGACGGTATATGCGGAAGGTGCCCCGGAAGCGGATGCCTACATGAATAAAGAAAACCAGGCAGCAGCTACACTTAGGATGCGTGTACAAAACCTGCAATTATTAGGAGGTAACGATGGTACGCCTGTAAGTAATTCTCCTGGTATAACATCTGCATCTGCCTCTTCGAATACTGCAATTTCTTCGAGCCCTGCAAATGAGGTCTCGGTTGCAGATGATCTTCCTTTTTAA